The following proteins are encoded in a genomic region of Hoeflea phototrophica DFL-43:
- a CDS encoding type II and III secretion system protein family protein, protein MNVRHIAKSLLSSIAGIALVGSVLVTGVLVDPTTGRLATPAQASQNIIKIKKSGPGVSKRVKLGLNKAIVVDLPTDAHDILVADPALADAVTRTSRRLYLFGKTVGQTNIFVFGPNGEEIIAIELEIERDVAGLEVHLARFLPDSNIQVEIISDNIVLTGSVRTPQDASQAARLAEIFLTGGEATTRVTTATSEGGDAAINAEDRQKSKIVNLLKIDGEDQVTLKVTIAEVSRQVLKQLGFNTTISGDGSSSFGNSPSPWLSVPGLASVGSVAGTISGARISADISALERAGVIRTLAEPSLTAISGEVARFSVGGSFEIESERDEDGTIFEEKEYGIKLEFTPVVLAPGRISLRIKTEVSEPTFEGQSPLPSIQKREAETSVELPSGGSMVLAGLVRDSYRQTISGMPGASKIPVLGSLFRSKEFLRNETELVIIATPYLVKPVARNELSRPDDNFNAPSDGAGFFLGRVNRVYGQMETGLPAGRYHGAVGFIYK, encoded by the coding sequence ATGAACGTGCGTCATATAGCAAAATCGCTTTTGTCTTCAATCGCCGGTATCGCACTGGTTGGGTCTGTCCTGGTCACTGGTGTGCTCGTCGATCCGACCACAGGCCGGCTGGCAACCCCAGCCCAGGCCTCGCAGAACATTATCAAGATCAAGAAGTCCGGTCCTGGTGTCTCAAAGCGTGTAAAGCTTGGTCTCAACAAGGCGATCGTCGTTGATTTGCCCACCGATGCCCATGATATCCTAGTCGCCGACCCGGCGCTTGCCGATGCCGTGACACGGACATCGCGCAGGCTCTATCTGTTCGGTAAGACGGTAGGTCAGACCAACATTTTCGTTTTTGGCCCCAACGGCGAGGAAATCATCGCCATCGAACTTGAGATCGAGCGCGATGTTGCCGGCCTTGAGGTCCATCTGGCCCGTTTCCTTCCCGATTCCAACATCCAAGTTGAGATCATCTCGGACAACATCGTGCTGACCGGTTCGGTGAGGACGCCGCAAGATGCGTCGCAAGCGGCCAGGCTGGCTGAGATATTCCTGACAGGTGGTGAAGCAACGACGCGTGTCACAACTGCCACCAGTGAAGGCGGGGACGCGGCTATCAACGCGGAAGATCGGCAGAAATCCAAGATCGTTAACCTGCTCAAGATTGATGGTGAGGACCAGGTCACGCTCAAGGTGACCATTGCAGAGGTCAGCCGCCAGGTCCTCAAGCAGCTGGGTTTCAACACAACCATAAGCGGGGATGGCTCATCCAGTTTTGGCAACAGCCCATCGCCCTGGCTTTCGGTTCCCGGTCTTGCGTCCGTTGGATCCGTTGCCGGCACCATTTCGGGTGCGCGGATTTCCGCCGATATCAGCGCCCTTGAGCGCGCCGGTGTGATCCGCACCCTTGCAGAACCGAGCCTCACGGCCATTTCCGGTGAAGTTGCGCGCTTCAGTGTTGGCGGTTCGTTCGAGATCGAAAGTGAACGCGACGAAGATGGAACCATCTTCGAGGAGAAGGAATACGGAATAAAGCTCGAATTCACTCCTGTGGTTCTGGCGCCGGGGCGGATTTCGCTTCGCATTAAGACCGAAGTTTCCGAGCCGACATTCGAGGGTCAAAGCCCGCTGCCATCCATTCAGAAGCGCGAAGCCGAAACCTCTGTCGAGCTTCCTTCGGGTGGATCGATGGTCCTTGCCGGCTTGGTGCGTGACAGCTATCGCCAGACTATTTCGGGGATGCCTGGCGCTTCCAAGATCCCGGTTCTGGGAAGCCTGTTTCGCTCAAAGGAGTTCCTGCGCAATGAGACTGAACTGGTCATCATCGCTACCCCCTATCTCGTCAAACCCGTTGCTCGCAATGAGCTTTCCCGCCCGGATGACAACTTCAATGCGCCCAGCGATGGCGCCGGTTTCTTCCTTGGCCGGGTCAACCGTGTCTATGGCCAGATGGAAACCGGCTTGCCTGCCGGCCGCTACCACGGCGCAGTTGGCTTCATTTACAAGTGA
- a CDS encoding type II secretion system F family protein — MLSDIASSLTDPAYLVPILVSVAVFATLFTIMAPYFERGDLDKRMKSAALERDEIRARERARLHAEQSRGGSKSAGLRAHNNASVRGIVEQLNLRKALADDATVAKLRAAGYRTQNALNMFLLARFVLPFFFFVAAVVYVFVLENMTDKPTTVRLLACIVAAYAGFYAPNIFISNQSKKRQQSIKMAWPDALDLLLICVESGVSIEAAMKRVAEEIAIQSTALAEEFLLTTAELSYLQDRRVAFENLGNRTGLEAVKSVTQALIQSERYGTPIAQALRVLAQESRDARMTEAEKKAAALPPKLTVPMILFFLPVLIGVILGPAAIQVMDRF; from the coding sequence ATGCTTTCCGATATTGCGTCTTCCCTCACAGATCCGGCCTATCTGGTCCCGATCCTTGTCTCCGTGGCGGTGTTTGCAACCCTGTTCACCATTATGGCGCCATACTTCGAGCGCGGCGATCTCGACAAGCGAATGAAATCGGCTGCTCTGGAGCGCGACGAAATCCGGGCTCGGGAGCGCGCGCGTTTGCATGCCGAGCAATCGCGCGGTGGTTCCAAGAGCGCCGGGCTGCGCGCCCACAACAACGCATCAGTTCGCGGCATTGTTGAACAGCTCAATCTGCGTAAAGCGCTGGCCGACGATGCGACCGTCGCCAAACTCCGTGCTGCGGGATATCGGACCCAGAATGCGCTGAATATGTTCTTGCTGGCGCGCTTTGTGCTGCCCTTCTTTTTCTTCGTTGCGGCGGTGGTCTATGTTTTTGTTTTGGAGAACATGACGGACAAGCCGACAACGGTGCGTCTGTTGGCCTGTATCGTTGCTGCCTATGCGGGCTTCTATGCACCCAACATATTCATCTCAAACCAGTCCAAAAAACGCCAGCAGTCGATCAAGATGGCATGGCCGGACGCGCTTGACCTGCTGCTTATCTGTGTGGAATCGGGGGTCTCCATTGAGGCTGCGATGAAGCGGGTTGCCGAGGAGATCGCTATTCAGTCGACGGCTCTGGCCGAGGAGTTTCTCCTGACCACGGCTGAGCTGTCCTATCTGCAGGACCGTCGCGTAGCCTTTGAAAACCTGGGCAACCGGACCGGACTGGAGGCGGTCAAGTCGGTAACTCAGGCGCTGATCCAGTCAGAACGTTACGGTACACCGATCGCTCAAGCGTTGCGGGTGCTTGCGCAGGAAAGCCGCGATGCGCGGATGACCGAGGCCGAGAAGAAGGCTGCGGCCCTTCCGCCCAAATTGACCGTGCCCATGATCCTGTTCTTCCTGCCGGTTCTGATCGGCGTTATCCTCGGCCCAGCCGCGATCCAGGTGATGGACAGGTTCTAA
- a CDS encoding leucyl aminopeptidase family protein, giving the protein MPPYQFIERPSPFAPMSSASLPVWAISRADLERGQFDKTALAWATSAGFNAAEGSLLLAPSRHGKLAGALFGLGDETECNPFIGGKLARALPAGDWHIETSPISGAVMALAFGMGAYRYESYRKPAPAGPRLVIPADADADTITRTVAAVSLARDLVNTPANDMGPDALETVFLALAKRYKAKTKVVTGDALLSANFPMIHAVGRAAEQAPRLLEMRWGKKGAPKLTLVGKGVCFDTGGLDIKPASSMLLMKKDMGGAANVLALAMMIMDAGLAVDLRVLIPAVENSISASAFRPGDVLTSRKGLTVQIDNTDAEGRLVLADALSYACEDKPALIVDMATLTGAARVALGPDLPPFYTDDETLAGSLSESSRAVADPMWRMPLYKPYEADVKARIADLTNAPSGGFAGSITAALFLKRFIEPEVSWVHFDIFAWSPKERPHGPVGGEAQAIRALFDVVSQRYPA; this is encoded by the coding sequence ATGCCGCCCTATCAGTTCATCGAAAGACCTTCGCCCTTTGCACCGATGTCCTCAGCCTCCTTGCCTGTCTGGGCCATCTCGCGCGCGGATCTGGAAAGGGGTCAATTCGACAAGACCGCGCTGGCCTGGGCCACAAGCGCTGGTTTCAACGCCGCTGAAGGATCGCTGCTGCTCGCCCCCTCGCGGCATGGCAAGCTCGCCGGCGCGCTGTTTGGACTCGGCGATGAAACCGAGTGCAACCCCTTCATTGGCGGCAAGCTTGCCCGTGCGCTTCCCGCCGGTGACTGGCACATCGAGACCTCCCCGATCTCAGGCGCCGTTATGGCGCTGGCCTTCGGCATGGGGGCCTACCGTTATGAGAGCTATAGGAAGCCGGCTCCGGCTGGTCCGCGTCTGGTAATCCCCGCCGATGCCGATGCGGACACCATCACCCGGACGGTGGCAGCGGTGTCGCTGGCTCGCGATCTGGTCAACACGCCTGCCAACGACATGGGCCCCGACGCGCTGGAAACCGTCTTTCTGGCTCTTGCCAAACGCTACAAGGCAAAGACGAAAGTGGTCACCGGCGATGCGCTGCTGTCTGCGAATTTTCCGATGATCCATGCGGTCGGCCGGGCGGCGGAGCAGGCGCCGCGGCTTCTCGAAATGCGGTGGGGCAAGAAGGGTGCGCCGAAGCTCACCCTGGTCGGCAAAGGTGTCTGTTTTGACACCGGCGGCCTCGACATCAAGCCCGCATCCTCGATGCTGTTGATGAAAAAAGACATGGGCGGGGCAGCCAATGTGCTGGCGTTGGCGATGATGATCATGGATGCCGGCCTCGCTGTTGATTTGCGGGTGCTGATTCCCGCCGTCGAGAATTCCATATCTGCCTCCGCCTTCCGCCCGGGCGATGTGCTTACGAGTAGAAAAGGGCTGACAGTTCAAATCGACAACACCGATGCCGAGGGCCGCCTGGTTCTGGCTGATGCGCTGAGCTACGCTTGCGAGGACAAGCCGGCCCTCATCGTCGACATGGCGACATTGACTGGGGCCGCCCGTGTGGCGCTTGGTCCCGATCTGCCACCGTTCTACACCGACGATGAAACTCTTGCCGGCAGTCTCTCGGAGTCATCGCGCGCGGTTGCCGATCCGATGTGGCGAATGCCGCTCTACAAGCCCTATGAAGCGGATGTGAAAGCCAGGATCGCCGATCTTACCAACGCGCCGTCAGGCGGCTTTGCAGGCTCGATCACAGCGGCACTGTTCCTCAAACGTTTTATCGAACCTGAGGTGAGTTGGGTGCATTTTGATATCTTTGCCTGGTCGCCAAAGGAAAGGCCGCATGGGCCGGTTGGCGGCGAAGCACAGGCAATCCGCGCCTTGTTTGATGTCGTCAGTCAGCGTTACCCGGCCTGA
- a CDS encoding tetratricopeptide repeat protein gives MLKPGIRSNFSRRLFTAVCVAAIGISLAGCASKGKLTTGSIPSMNKPLESMNAAELHSAAEQVGRAYDRNPKDPAIGMHYASVLTMGGRSSQALAVMQQVAIHNPTDRTVLAAYGKALAGGGQFDKALDAIRRAQTPDRPDWQLLSAEGAILDQMGDPAGARNRYRKALDIKPNEPSILSNLGMSYLLQGDLRTAETYLASAVQQPGADSRVRQNLALVVGLQGRFGEAEKIASAELSPEQAQANVTYLRSMLSQQNAWNKLKDNDRKNTN, from the coding sequence ATGTTGAAGCCAGGTATCCGCTCCAATTTCTCCCGCCGACTGTTCACAGCCGTCTGTGTCGCTGCGATCGGCATATCGCTTGCCGGCTGCGCCTCCAAAGGTAAGTTGACCACCGGGTCGATTCCTTCGATGAACAAGCCGCTTGAAAGCATGAATGCAGCCGAGCTGCATTCCGCCGCCGAGCAGGTTGGCCGTGCCTATGACCGCAATCCGAAGGACCCGGCGATCGGAATGCACTACGCTTCGGTTCTGACCATGGGCGGGCGGTCTTCGCAGGCGCTGGCAGTGATGCAGCAGGTGGCGATCCACAATCCGACCGACCGCACAGTTCTTGCAGCCTATGGCAAGGCGTTGGCGGGCGGAGGCCAGTTTGACAAGGCCCTGGACGCGATCCGACGGGCACAAACGCCCGACCGGCCGGATTGGCAATTGCTGTCCGCCGAGGGCGCTATCCTTGACCAGATGGGTGATCCGGCGGGCGCACGCAACCGCTATCGCAAAGCACTCGACATCAAGCCAAACGAGCCGTCGATCCTCTCCAATCTCGGTATGTCCTATCTGCTCCAGGGTGACTTGCGAACTGCAGAGACCTATCTTGCTTCAGCTGTTCAGCAACCCGGCGCCGACAGCCGTGTGCGGCAGAACCTCGCATTGGTCGTCGGCCTGCAAGGCCGCTTCGGCGAAGCCGAGAAAATCGCCAGTGCCGAACTCTCACCGGAGCAGGCGCAGGCCAATGTGACCTATCTGCGCAGCATGCTGTCGCAGCAAAATGCCTGGAACAAGCTCAAGGACAACGACAGGAAGAACACCAACTAG
- a CDS encoding AAA family ATPase codes for MTELDYSLEQSEPAETVEVETARGDFDRIRPLPRISVHAFYETEGLAKTMERCGEDRRMAKVNLRVNSGGVSAATNMFASSPTPNLLILETNADGATLIAELGELANYCDPDTRVVVIGHVNDVSLYRELVRNGVSEYIVAPVSMADVIGVVSSIFVDPEAAPLGKSIAFVGAKGGVGSSTLAHNCAWSISSLFSSEVILADLDLAFGTANLNFDNDPTQGIAEAVFSPDRLDEVFLDRLLAKCSEHLSMLAAPSMLDRTYDFSGDAFLPILEIVQRNAPVSVLDVPHIWSDWSRKILSAADEVVITATPDLANLRNTKNLFDTLRKLRPNDHPPFLILNQVGMAKRPEIAPEVFCDPLEIEPLAIIPFDAPLFGEAANSGLMISESAAKSPVAESFSQIAHVVTGRAEMKKRKKAGLASLMGMLGRK; via the coding sequence ATGACAGAACTAGATTATTCGCTCGAGCAGTCAGAACCGGCCGAAACGGTCGAAGTTGAAACTGCACGTGGGGACTTTGACCGGATCAGACCGCTGCCCCGCATTTCGGTGCATGCATTTTACGAGACCGAAGGCCTGGCCAAGACCATGGAACGCTGCGGCGAGGATCGCCGCATGGCCAAGGTCAATCTCCGAGTGAATTCAGGCGGTGTATCGGCGGCAACCAACATGTTTGCCTCTTCACCGACACCCAATCTGCTGATCCTGGAAACCAACGCTGATGGCGCAACACTGATCGCAGAGCTCGGAGAACTCGCCAATTATTGCGATCCTGATACCCGCGTGGTGGTGATTGGCCACGTCAATGATGTATCGCTGTATCGCGAGCTGGTGCGCAATGGCGTGTCCGAATACATCGTTGCACCGGTGTCAATGGCTGATGTGATCGGTGTTGTCTCCTCCATCTTTGTCGACCCCGAGGCAGCCCCTCTGGGCAAGTCCATTGCCTTCGTCGGCGCAAAGGGCGGCGTCGGTTCATCGACATTGGCGCACAATTGCGCCTGGAGCATTTCAAGCCTTTTCTCGAGCGAGGTCATTCTCGCCGATCTTGACCTCGCTTTCGGGACCGCCAACCTGAATTTTGACAATGATCCGACCCAGGGCATTGCCGAAGCGGTGTTCTCACCCGATCGCCTTGATGAAGTGTTTCTTGATCGCCTGCTCGCGAAGTGTTCGGAACATCTCTCGATGCTGGCCGCGCCATCAATGCTTGACCGGACCTATGATTTTTCCGGCGATGCATTCCTGCCGATCCTGGAGATCGTTCAGCGCAATGCGCCAGTCTCGGTGCTCGATGTGCCGCATATCTGGTCTGACTGGAGCCGAAAGATTCTCAGCGCTGCGGATGAGGTCGTCATCACCGCCACACCTGATCTTGCCAACCTTCGCAACACCAAGAATCTGTTCGATACACTGCGCAAGCTGCGGCCAAACGATCATCCGCCGTTCCTGATCCTCAACCAGGTCGGTATGGCCAAGCGACCGGAGATTGCTCCGGAAGTCTTCTGCGATCCGCTGGAAATCGAGCCGTTGGCAATCATTCCGTTTGATGCGCCGCTGTTTGGCGAGGCAGCCAATTCCGGCCTGATGATTTCCGAATCTGCAGCCAAGTCGCCAGTGGCGGAGTCCTTTTCACAGATCGCGCATGTGGTCACCGGGCGGGCTGAAATGAAAAAACGCAAAAAAGCGGGCCTCGCATCCCTTATGGGCATGCTCGGTCGCAAGTAA
- a CDS encoding A24 family peptidase — protein MVEAAIFIVLPLCLAIAAFTDILTMKIPNRVSIVLGLSFFVVAPLSGMDLATFGWSIVAALIVFAVCFALFAVNVMGGGDAKILSAAALWYGFSSDLVVFLGFTGIYGGLLALVVLMLRANQNILLVSPVPIPMHFFKDRAGIPYGVAIGAAAFSTYPDSRIFIEAIGRLH, from the coding sequence ATGGTTGAGGCCGCAATCTTCATTGTACTCCCGCTTTGCCTGGCAATAGCGGCATTCACCGATATTTTGACAATGAAGATTCCGAACAGGGTCTCGATTGTTCTCGGCCTCTCCTTTTTTGTTGTCGCGCCCCTCAGCGGCATGGATCTCGCTACCTTTGGGTGGTCAATTGTTGCGGCTCTGATCGTATTCGCGGTTTGCTTCGCCCTGTTCGCAGTTAACGTCATGGGCGGTGGTGACGCCAAGATCCTCAGCGCTGCCGCGCTATGGTACGGCTTTAGCTCGGATCTGGTCGTGTTTTTAGGGTTCACGGGAATCTATGGCGGCCTTCTTGCGCTTGTCGTGCTGATGCTTCGCGCCAACCAGAACATCCTGCTTGTGTCGCCGGTTCCGATTCCAATGCATTTTTTCAAGGATCGTGCGGGTATCCCCTACGGTGTGGCCATTGGGGCAGCCGCCTTTTCCACCTATCCTGACAGCCGTATTTTCATTGAAGCCATCGGCCGTCTCCACTGA
- the cpaB gene encoding Flp pilus assembly protein CpaB: MKPARVVIMAVAVLAAGLAGYLAMNLTAPTVQVNEISATPVIEKMPTLDVLVVSASLPVGARLNEETMEWKGWPEDAVTEGLIRRESRPDAITELTGSIVRLPLFTGEPLRPEKIVDSSSRIMSSLLPAGKRAIATEISVATSAGGFILPNDRVDVIMVRRKTEQEGFLTEVILSNIRVLAIDQRIEEDAQGNRTAVGTTATLELTPDQSKIITVAQQMADRLTLALRSVADVQEPDTDGAKHLLSGEDGTSAIQLIRSGAITNVGATN; this comes from the coding sequence ATGAAACCCGCCCGCGTCGTCATCATGGCAGTGGCAGTCCTGGCCGCCGGTCTTGCCGGATATCTCGCTATGAACCTAACTGCTCCAACGGTTCAGGTGAACGAGATCTCAGCAACGCCAGTGATCGAAAAAATGCCTACCCTGGATGTTCTGGTGGTCAGCGCCAGCCTACCGGTGGGCGCGCGGCTCAATGAAGAGACAATGGAGTGGAAGGGTTGGCCGGAGGATGCAGTCACAGAAGGACTGATCCGACGTGAATCCCGCCCGGATGCCATAACGGAGCTGACGGGGTCAATTGTCCGGCTTCCGCTGTTCACTGGTGAACCGCTTCGGCCCGAAAAAATCGTGGATTCCTCTTCGCGCATAATGTCTTCCCTGCTTCCTGCGGGCAAGCGCGCAATTGCGACCGAAATTTCGGTTGCCACCAGTGCCGGCGGTTTCATTCTGCCCAACGATCGAGTCGATGTGATCATGGTTCGCCGCAAAACGGAGCAAGAAGGCTTCCTCACCGAGGTCATCCTTTCCAACATCCGGGTGCTGGCGATCGACCAGCGGATCGAGGAAGACGCCCAGGGCAATCGCACTGCGGTCGGGACCACGGCAACACTTGAGCTGACCCCAGACCAATCCAAGATCATCACCGTCGCCCAGCAAATGGCAGACCGCTTGACGCTTGCTCTTCGCAGTGTCGCGGACGTTCAGGAGCCGGATACCGACGGTGCGAAACACCTTTTGAGCGGCGAAGACGGCACCTCAGCCATCCAGCTGATCCGCTCCGGCGCAATCACCAATGTTGGCGCCACCAACTGA
- a CDS encoding CpaF family protein, with translation MFGKRSNDGSVKAPMAPVPKPSVAAEAMATQPAAEAAPVAPIPATAQAPAAAPQPEPVASVRREEPPAKRKSARNEAYYDTKSQVFSALIDTIDLSQLAKLDAESAREEIRDIVNDIITIKNFALSIAEQEELLDDICNDVLGYGPLEPLLARDDIADIMVNGAGKTYIEVSGKVQETDVRFRDNGQLLSICQRIVSQVGRRVDESSPICDARLPDGSRVNVIAPPLAIDGAALTIRKFKKDKLTLDQLVKFGAITPEGAVLLQIIGRVRCNVVISGGTGSGKTTLLNCLTAYIDTDERVITCEDSAELQLQQPHVVRLETRPPNIEGEGEITMRDLVKNCLRMRPERIVVGEVRGPEVFDLLQAMNTGHDGSMGTIHANSPRECLSRMESMIAMGGFTLPAKTVREIISGSVDVVIQATRLRDGSRRITHITEVVGMEGDVIITQDLMKYEMVGEDANGKIIGEHRSTGIGRPHFWDRARYYGEDKRLAAALDAMEKMTS, from the coding sequence ATGTTCGGCAAACGCAGCAACGATGGATCCGTGAAGGCGCCGATGGCCCCAGTGCCAAAGCCGTCGGTAGCGGCTGAGGCTATGGCCACGCAACCGGCCGCGGAAGCGGCGCCGGTCGCGCCAATTCCTGCTACCGCCCAGGCTCCTGCGGCTGCGCCCCAGCCGGAACCGGTTGCCTCGGTTCGCCGAGAAGAACCCCCGGCAAAGCGCAAATCAGCACGCAACGAGGCCTATTACGACACCAAGAGCCAGGTTTTCTCGGCGCTGATCGATACCATTGACCTTTCTCAGCTGGCCAAGCTTGACGCCGAAAGCGCGCGCGAGGAAATCAGGGATATCGTCAACGATATCATCACCATCAAGAACTTTGCGCTGTCCATCGCAGAGCAGGAAGAACTGCTCGACGATATCTGCAACGACGTTTTGGGCTACGGACCGCTGGAGCCATTGCTTGCCCGTGATGACATCGCCGACATCATGGTCAATGGCGCTGGTAAGACCTACATCGAAGTCTCCGGCAAGGTCCAGGAAACAGACGTCCGGTTTCGCGACAACGGCCAGCTTCTGTCAATCTGCCAGCGAATCGTGAGCCAGGTTGGCCGCCGGGTCGATGAATCGAGCCCGATCTGCGACGCCCGTCTCCCTGACGGTTCCCGCGTCAACGTGATTGCGCCACCGCTCGCCATCGATGGTGCCGCGCTTACCATTCGTAAGTTCAAAAAGGACAAGCTGACGCTGGATCAGCTGGTCAAATTTGGCGCGATCACGCCGGAAGGCGCTGTGTTGTTGCAGATTATCGGGCGCGTGCGTTGCAATGTCGTCATTTCCGGCGGCACCGGTTCCGGTAAGACAACGCTTCTCAATTGCTTGACGGCCTATATCGACACCGATGAGCGGGTGATCACCTGCGAAGACTCGGCAGAACTGCAGCTGCAGCAGCCGCATGTGGTGCGGCTTGAAACCCGCCCGCCCAATATCGAAGGTGAGGGCGAAATCACCATGCGTGATCTGGTCAAGAACTGTCTCCGCATGCGACCTGAGCGCATTGTCGTGGGTGAGGTTCGTGGCCCCGAGGTGTTCGACCTTCTTCAGGCGATGAACACCGGCCACGACGGCTCGATGGGTACAATTCATGCCAACAGCCCGCGTGAATGTCTCAGCCGTATGGAATCCATGATCGCCATGGGCGGTTTCACACTGCCGGCCAAGACCGTTCGTGAAATTATCTCCGGTTCGGTCGATGTTGTGATCCAGGCAACGCGCCTAAGGGATGGTTCACGCCGTATCACCCACATCACCGAGGTTGTCGGCATGGAAGGCGATGTCATCATCACCCAGGATCTGATGAAGTACGAGATGGTCGGCGAAGACGCCAATGGCAAGATCATCGGGGAGCATCGGTCCACGGGCATTGGCCGTCCGCATTTCTGGGATCGGGCACGCTATTACGGTGAAGACAAGCGCCTGGCCGCTGCCCTCGACGCCATGGAAAAAATGACCTCTTAA
- a CDS encoding CpaD family pilus assembly protein, giving the protein MLSKISVPATPDLPRVRYLAISMLAAASVLTGCAGWGGKSVVVGAVPDDYRTNHPIIVAEQERTVDIPVGTGDRELTTSMREIVRGAAHSYRSSASGAVRIMVPVGSANAGAASILSGQVAKILQKEGVPRDRILSSPYSVSSPDDAAPIRIAYLAITASTEKCGRWPEDLAADTTENKHWANFGCASQSNLAAQIANPGDLIAPRGMSPIDAERRSTIIETYRESGAGLGAL; this is encoded by the coding sequence ATGTTGAGCAAGATTTCAGTTCCAGCCACTCCTGATCTTCCCAGGGTCCGGTATCTCGCGATTTCGATGCTGGCCGCCGCGTCTGTGCTGACCGGCTGCGCGGGATGGGGTGGTAAGAGTGTGGTCGTCGGTGCGGTCCCCGACGATTATAGAACCAACCACCCGATCATTGTCGCCGAGCAAGAGCGCACGGTTGATATTCCCGTTGGCACCGGCGACCGTGAATTGACAACATCCATGCGCGAGATCGTCCGTGGCGCGGCACACAGCTACCGCTCCAGTGCGTCGGGCGCAGTCCGCATCATGGTGCCGGTCGGCTCAGCCAATGCCGGCGCTGCTTCGATCCTTTCCGGTCAGGTAGCAAAGATTCTTCAGAAGGAGGGCGTTCCGCGTGATCGCATTCTCTCTTCGCCCTACAGCGTTTCGTCTCCCGACGACGCGGCGCCGATCCGCATCGCCTATCTAGCCATCACGGCGTCGACGGAAAAATGCGGTCGCTGGCCCGAGGATCTCGCCGCCGACACGACAGAGAACAAGCACTGGGCAAATTTTGGCTGCGCAAGCCAGAGCAACCTGGCCGCTCAGATTGCCAACCCCGGCGATCTCATAGCACCACGCGGCATGTCGCCGATTGATGCAGAGCGCCGCTCGACAATTATTGAGACCTATCGGGAAAGCGGTGCCGGGCTTGGGGCACTTTGA
- a CDS encoding type II secretion system F family protein — protein sequence MFGLDTVVVAIIGLAALSAGALGYGVLYSRIEGDRKAENRVKRVKAAETDRSKASAARDRLAEANKRRKSVQDSLKTLDEKNKENDKKTSPPLKDKIGQAGLPFSLGQFYMISLVLGLVAGLVGFVAYGSPLVAAGIAIIFGAGVPRWIVGYLRNRRLKAFLSEFPNALDIMVRSIKSGLPLNDAIRMISAEGQEPVRTEFKRIVDSQQMGMNIPEACARLYSRIPLSEANFFSIVIAIQAQAGGNLSEALGNLSRVLRDRKKMKAKINALSMEAKASAAIIGALPFIVALLVYLTSPDYIMILFTDTRGHLILGASAIWMSIGILVMRNMINFDI from the coding sequence GTGTTTGGTCTGGATACAGTTGTGGTCGCAATTATCGGTCTGGCTGCGCTGTCAGCCGGGGCGCTGGGTTACGGCGTGCTCTACAGCCGTATCGAAGGCGACCGCAAGGCAGAAAACCGGGTCAAGCGGGTCAAGGCTGCTGAAACCGACCGCAGCAAGGCCTCAGCGGCACGCGACCGGCTCGCCGAGGCCAACAAGCGGCGGAAGTCGGTTCAGGATTCGCTCAAAACGCTCGACGAGAAAAACAAGGAAAACGATAAGAAGACCTCCCCGCCGCTCAAGGACAAGATTGGACAGGCGGGTTTGCCGTTCTCGCTTGGCCAGTTCTATATGATCTCGCTGGTGTTGGGTCTTGTTGCTGGTCTAGTCGGTTTCGTTGCCTATGGCAGCCCGCTCGTTGCCGCGGGGATTGCGATCATTTTTGGTGCCGGAGTGCCTCGGTGGATCGTAGGATATCTGCGCAACCGTCGTCTCAAGGCGTTCCTCTCCGAGTTTCCCAACGCGCTTGATATCATGGTCCGCTCGATCAAGTCCGGCCTGCCGCTCAATGACGCGATCCGGATGATTTCTGCTGAGGGCCAGGAGCCGGTGCGGACCGAATTCAAGCGCATTGTCGATTCGCAACAAATGGGCATGAATATACCCGAAGCATGCGCCAGGCTTTACAGCAGGATTCCGCTGTCCGAAGCCAATTTCTTTTCCATCGTGATCGCGATTCAGGCGCAGGCAGGTGGCAATCTGTCTGAAGCTCTGGGCAATCTTTCGCGCGTTCTGCGCGACCGCAAGAAGATGAAGGCGAAGATCAACGCTTTGTCGATGGAAGCAAAGGCTTCAGCGGCAATCATTGGCGCATTGCCATTCATTGTGGCCCTTCTGGTCTACTTAACTTCTCCGGATTACATCATGATCCTGTTCACCGACACCCGCGGGCACCTCATTCTCGGCGCTTCAGCAATCTGGATGTCGATTGGCATCCTCGTGATGCGCAACATGATCAATTTTGACATTTAG